In the Gasterosteus aculeatus chromosome X, fGasAcu3.hap1.1, whole genome shotgun sequence genome, one interval contains:
- the LOC120809784 gene encoding C2 domain-containing protein 5 isoform X22, translating to MPGKLKAKIVAGRHLPVMDRASDLTDAFVEVKFGNTTFKTDVCHKSLNPQWNSEWFKFEVDDEDLQDEPLQVTVLDHDTYSANDAIGKVYIDIDPLLCSEAASVISGWFPIYDTIHGIRGEINVLVKVELFNDLNRFRQSSCGVKFFCTASIPRCYRAVLVHGFVEELVVNEDPEYQWIDRIRTPRASNEARQRLISLMSGELQRKIGLKVLEMGGNAVVGYLQCFDLEGESGLVVRAIGTACTLDKLSSGSAPNTNTHMHPSTAPASNACNSPSKDGKEPVFGEDMTSTSGPPTPFRALPTTSSSLPPFSPSKPCSRQSSSSDTDLSLTPKTGMGSGGSVGKEAGPLKTLLRQQTQTALEQRGATSSGLLLNAREFPFFTLTSFPLGFLVHVGGVVSARSVKLLDRIHNPDEPETRDAWWEEIRQEIKSHAKALGCHAVVGYSESTSICEEVCILSASGTAAILNPRYMREGCLDIGITDHRFEEPSPPSCGFCHIPYDELNMPFPAQLTYCYLCRRQKVPDVLFTTINLPAEAAVTGKGCLIQARLCRLKKKAQGEVNATAISNLLPFMEYELHTQLMNKLKLRSMNALFGLHIQISVGENMLLGLASATGVYLTALPPPGGIQIAGKTPGDLSAEHHILTIQKRINDTIAKNKELYEINPPKLFALDPEVFCGINMELTEEVLGSPVPDSRQRSRLFRSHSESSDEVSELDLSHGKKDAFVLEIDDTDAVEDIHSLLTDAPTPTGFYSCNTEIMPGIYNWTSGVQMFTSVRVFRLSNANLTNQGLNKIFTDLCENLLKSFYFKLRSMIPCCLCQLNFTVAVPEEELIQVTVTAVAMTFDKDQNQEKTADKPPAKGGNETEEQLQFPLELCADPSSANCQPASKVSVSLVTPAAKLCQNQLVMVRSPGVPECSNFSSRAASVDYGSFADRCSTWLELLRLKAHTIRRGSVKTSRRTRSLAHSVSSLERSSPLPEGRSRSLRSNRLFGGISVTVVKMTPLSFLPGTRIIKYLGIINMFFIRETTSLREEGGVSGFLHTFIAEVFSMVRAHVAALGGNAVVSYSMKECMLMENPNKNQAQCLINVSGDAVICVRETDQEPTPSTASIGQTCTSATDEAT from the exons ATGCCTGGGAAACTGAAGGCCAAAATAGTGGCTGGTCGCCACTTGCCGGTGATGGACCGAGCCAGTGACCTCACGGATGCATTTGTGGAG GTCAAGTTTGGAAACACGACTTTCAAAACAGACGTGTGTCACAAGTCCCTCAACCCACAATGGAATTCAGAATGGTTCAAATTTGAG GTGGATGATGAGGACTTGCAGGACGAGCCATTGCAGGTCACAGTTTTGGACCATGACACGTACAGCGCTAACGACGCCATAGGGAAGGTTTATATTGACATTGACCCGCTGCTGTGCAGTGAGGCGGCCTCTGTCATCTCCGGCTGGTTTCCCATCTATGACACGATCCATG GGATCCGAGGGGAGATCAATGTCCTTGTCAAAGTGGAGCTTTTCAACGATTTGAACCGCTTCAGACAGTCGTCGTGCGGGGTCAAGTTCTTCTGCA CCGCATCCATTCCACGGTGCTACAGAGCAGTATTGGTGCACGGGTTTGTGGAGGAACTTGTTGTGAATGAAGATCCAGAGTACCAGTGGATCGACCGCATAAGAACTCCTCGGGCCTCCAATGAGGCCCGGCAGAGGCTCATCTCTCTTATGTCAG gggagctgcagagaaaaatCGGGCTAAAGGTACTGGAGATGGGCGGGAACGCAGTGGTGGGCTACTTGCAGTGTTTCGACCTGGAGGGAGAATCGGGTCTGGTGGTCAGGGCCATAGGCACGGCCTGCACGCTGGACAAACTCAGCTCTGGGAGTGCCcccaacaccaacacacacatgcacccgaGCACAGCCCCTGCTTCCAATGCCTGCAATTCCCCTTCCAAGGATGGAAAGGA GCCGGTTTTTGGTGAGGACATGACCTCGACCTCCGGCCCGCCAACCCCTTTCAGAGCCCttcccaccacctcctcctctcttccccccttctctccctccaagCCTTGCAGCCGCCAGTCCTCATCATCAGACACAGACCTCAGTTTGACGCCCAAGACGG GAATGGGGAGTGGGGGCAGCGTCGGGAAGGAGGCGGGGCCTCTGAAGACCCTGCTCAGGCAGCAGACGCAGACGGCTCTCGAGCAGAGG GGAGCGACCTCCTCTGGGTTATTGTTAAACGCCAGG GAGTTTCCCTTCTTCACCTTGACGTCTTTCCCACTTGGTTTTCTGGTTCATGTCGGCGGGGTGGTCAGTGCTCGCTCGGTCAAACTATTGGACCGTATACACAACCCCG ATGAGCCAGAGACTCGCGATGCCTGGTGGGAGGAGATCCGCCAGGAGATCAAATCTCACGCCAAAGCTCTTGGTTGCCATGCTGTTGTTGGGTACAGCGAGAGCACTAGCATCTG TGAGGAGGTGTGTATCCTGTCAGCATCTGGCACAGCAGCCATCCTCAACCCTCGGTACATGCGTGAAGGCTGCCTAGACATCGGAATTACCGACCACAG GTTTGAGGAGCCGTCTCCCCCGAGCTGTGGCTTCTGCCACATTCCGTATGATGAGCTCAACATGCCCTTTCCTGCCCAGCTCACCTACTGTTACCTCTGCAGGCGACAAAAG GTTCCCGATGTGCTCTTCACAACCATCAACCTACCAGCAGAAGCGGCTGTTACGGGGAAGGGCTGCCTCATCCAGGCCAG ACTGTGCCGTCTAAAGAAGAAGGCTCAGGGAGAAGTGAACGCGACAGCCATCTCCAACCTGCTGCCATTCATGGAGTACGAGCTGCACACTCAGCTGATGAACAAGCTGAAGCTGCGGAGCATGAACGCTTTGTTCGGGTTGCACATACAGATCAGCGTCGGAGAGAACATGCTTCTGGGTCTGGCT tctgcTACAGGCGTGTACCTGACAGCCCTGCCGCCACCGGGGGGCATCCAGATTGCAGGGAAGACTCCTGGTGACCTGAGCGCTGAGCACCACATCCTCACCATCCAGAAAAGGATCAATGACACCATAGCCAAGAACAAAGAGCTGTATGAAATAAACCCACCG AAATTATTTGCGCTGGACCCTGAGGTATTCTGCGGCATAAACATG gagctgacggaggaagTGCTCGGTTCTCCGGTTCCCGACTCGAGGCAGCGATCCAGACTTTTCCGCTCCCACTCGGAAAGCTCAGACGAAGTGTCAGAGTTGGACCTCTCGCACGGCAAGAAGGACGCCTTCGTCCTCGAG ATTGATGACACTGATGCTGTGGAGGACATCCACTCCCTCCTCACTGATGCCCCTACGCCCACAG GTTTCTACAGCTGCAACACCGAGATCATGCCTGGGATTTACAACTGGACTTCAGGAGTTCAG ATGTTTACATCTGTGAGGGTCTTTAGGTTGAGTAACGCCAATCTTACTAACCAAGGCTTGAACAAGATCTTCACTGACCTATGTGAGAATCTGCTGAAG AGTTTTTACTTCAAGTTACGCTCTATGATCCCCTGCTGTCTGTGTCAGCTCAACTTCACCGTAGCCGTGCCAGAGGAGGAACTCATACAG GTCACGGTGACAGCCGTTGCCATGACGTTTGACAAAGACCAGAATCAGGAGAAGACTGCAGACAAGCCACCCGCCAAAG GAGGCAACGAGACTGAAGAGCAACTGCAGTTTCCCTTGGAGTTATGTGCAGACCCATCGTCCGCCAACTGTCAGCCAGCATCCAAAGTCTCAG TCTCTTTAGTCACCCCAGCTGCAAAACTCTGCCAAAATCAGCTGGTGATGGTTCGTTCACCAG gtgtCCCAGAGTGTTCCAACTTCTCATCCAGAG CTGCCTCCGTTGATTACGGTTCCTTTGCAGACAGATGCAGCACCTGGCTAGAGCTGCTTAGGCTGAAAGCTCACACCATAAGACGTGGATCAGTTAAGACAAGTAGGAGGACACGGTCTCTAGCACACTCTG tctcctctttgGAGCGCTCCAGTCCGCTGCCAGAGGGCCGCTCGCGCTCGCTGCGGTCCAACCGCTTGTTTGGGGGGATTTCCGTCACCGTGGTGAAGATGACGCCGCTCTCGTTCCTACCCGGGACACGCATCATTAAATACCTCGGGATCATCAACATGTTTTTCATCAGAGAGACGACATCTTTACGAGAG gaagGGGGTGTCAGTGGCTTCCTCCATACGTTCATAGCAGAGGTGTTTTCGATGGTTCGAGCCCATGTAGCTGCCTTGGGGGGCAATGCAGTGGTGTCTTATAGTATGAAAGAGTGTATGTTAATGGAAAATCCAAACAAGAACCAG GCTCAGTGTCTCATTAATGTGAGCGGTGATGCCGTCATCTGTGTCAGGGAAACGGACCAGGAGCCCACTCCCTCAACAGCAAGTATCGGACAGACCTGCACTAGTGCCACAGACGAGGCTACATGA
- the LOC120809784 gene encoding C2 domain-containing protein 5 isoform X26, producing the protein MPGKLKAKIVAGRHLPVMDRASDLTDAFVEVKFGNTTFKTDVCHKSLNPQWNSEWFKFEVDDEDLQDEPLQVTVLDHDTYSANDAIGKVYIDIDPLLCSEAASVISGWFPIYDTIHGIRGEINVLVKVELFNDLNRFRQSSCGVKFFCTASIPRCYRAVLVHGFVEELVVNEDPEYQWIDRIRTPRASNEARQRLISLMSGELQRKIGLKVLEMGGNAVVGYLQCFDLEGESGLVVRAIGTACTLDKLSSGSAPNTNTHMHPSTAPASNACNSPSKDGKEPVFGEDMTSTSGPPTPFRALPTTSSSLPPFSPSKPCSRQSSSSDTDLSLTPKTGMGSGGSVGKEAGPLKTLLRQQTQTALEQREFPFFTLTSFPLGFLVHVGGVVSARSVKLLDRIHNPDEPETRDAWWEEIRQEIKSHAKALGCHAVVGYSESTSICEEVCILSASGTAAILNPRYMREGCLDIGITDHRFEEPSPPSCGFCHIPYDELNMPFPAQLTYCYLCRRQKVPDVLFTTINLPAEAAVTGKGCLIQARLCRLKKKAQGEVNATAISNLLPFMEYELHTQLMNKLKLRSMNALFGLHIQISVGENMLLGLASATGVYLTALPPPGGIQIAGKTPGDLSAEHHILTIQKRINDTIAKNKELYEINPPKLFALDPEVFCGINMELTEEVLGSPVPDSRQRSRLFRSHSESSDEVSELDLSHGKKDAFVLEIDDTDAVEDIHSLLTDAPTPTGFYSCNTEIMPGIYNWTSGVQMFTSVRVFRLSNANLTNQGLNKIFTDLCENLLKSFYFKLRSMIPCCLCQLNFTVAVPEEELIQVTVTAVAMTFDKDQNQEKTADKPPAKGGNETEEQLQFPLELCADPSSANCQPASKVSVSLVTPAAKLCQNQLVMVRSPGVPECSNFSSRAASVDYGSFADRCSTWLELLRLKAHTIRRGSVKTSRRTRSLAHSVSSLERSSPLPEGRSRSLRSNRLFGGISVTVVKMTPLSFLPGTRIIKYLGIINMFFIRETTSLREEGGVSGFLHTFIAEVFSMVRAHVAALGGNAVVSYSMKECMLMENPNKNQAQCLINVSGDAVICVRETDQEPTPSTASIGQTCTSATDEAT; encoded by the exons ATGCCTGGGAAACTGAAGGCCAAAATAGTGGCTGGTCGCCACTTGCCGGTGATGGACCGAGCCAGTGACCTCACGGATGCATTTGTGGAG GTCAAGTTTGGAAACACGACTTTCAAAACAGACGTGTGTCACAAGTCCCTCAACCCACAATGGAATTCAGAATGGTTCAAATTTGAG GTGGATGATGAGGACTTGCAGGACGAGCCATTGCAGGTCACAGTTTTGGACCATGACACGTACAGCGCTAACGACGCCATAGGGAAGGTTTATATTGACATTGACCCGCTGCTGTGCAGTGAGGCGGCCTCTGTCATCTCCGGCTGGTTTCCCATCTATGACACGATCCATG GGATCCGAGGGGAGATCAATGTCCTTGTCAAAGTGGAGCTTTTCAACGATTTGAACCGCTTCAGACAGTCGTCGTGCGGGGTCAAGTTCTTCTGCA CCGCATCCATTCCACGGTGCTACAGAGCAGTATTGGTGCACGGGTTTGTGGAGGAACTTGTTGTGAATGAAGATCCAGAGTACCAGTGGATCGACCGCATAAGAACTCCTCGGGCCTCCAATGAGGCCCGGCAGAGGCTCATCTCTCTTATGTCAG gggagctgcagagaaaaatCGGGCTAAAGGTACTGGAGATGGGCGGGAACGCAGTGGTGGGCTACTTGCAGTGTTTCGACCTGGAGGGAGAATCGGGTCTGGTGGTCAGGGCCATAGGCACGGCCTGCACGCTGGACAAACTCAGCTCTGGGAGTGCCcccaacaccaacacacacatgcacccgaGCACAGCCCCTGCTTCCAATGCCTGCAATTCCCCTTCCAAGGATGGAAAGGA GCCGGTTTTTGGTGAGGACATGACCTCGACCTCCGGCCCGCCAACCCCTTTCAGAGCCCttcccaccacctcctcctctcttccccccttctctccctccaagCCTTGCAGCCGCCAGTCCTCATCATCAGACACAGACCTCAGTTTGACGCCCAAGACGG GAATGGGGAGTGGGGGCAGCGTCGGGAAGGAGGCGGGGCCTCTGAAGACCCTGCTCAGGCAGCAGACGCAGACGGCTCTCGAGCAGAGG GAGTTTCCCTTCTTCACCTTGACGTCTTTCCCACTTGGTTTTCTGGTTCATGTCGGCGGGGTGGTCAGTGCTCGCTCGGTCAAACTATTGGACCGTATACACAACCCCG ATGAGCCAGAGACTCGCGATGCCTGGTGGGAGGAGATCCGCCAGGAGATCAAATCTCACGCCAAAGCTCTTGGTTGCCATGCTGTTGTTGGGTACAGCGAGAGCACTAGCATCTG TGAGGAGGTGTGTATCCTGTCAGCATCTGGCACAGCAGCCATCCTCAACCCTCGGTACATGCGTGAAGGCTGCCTAGACATCGGAATTACCGACCACAG GTTTGAGGAGCCGTCTCCCCCGAGCTGTGGCTTCTGCCACATTCCGTATGATGAGCTCAACATGCCCTTTCCTGCCCAGCTCACCTACTGTTACCTCTGCAGGCGACAAAAG GTTCCCGATGTGCTCTTCACAACCATCAACCTACCAGCAGAAGCGGCTGTTACGGGGAAGGGCTGCCTCATCCAGGCCAG ACTGTGCCGTCTAAAGAAGAAGGCTCAGGGAGAAGTGAACGCGACAGCCATCTCCAACCTGCTGCCATTCATGGAGTACGAGCTGCACACTCAGCTGATGAACAAGCTGAAGCTGCGGAGCATGAACGCTTTGTTCGGGTTGCACATACAGATCAGCGTCGGAGAGAACATGCTTCTGGGTCTGGCT tctgcTACAGGCGTGTACCTGACAGCCCTGCCGCCACCGGGGGGCATCCAGATTGCAGGGAAGACTCCTGGTGACCTGAGCGCTGAGCACCACATCCTCACCATCCAGAAAAGGATCAATGACACCATAGCCAAGAACAAAGAGCTGTATGAAATAAACCCACCG AAATTATTTGCGCTGGACCCTGAGGTATTCTGCGGCATAAACATG gagctgacggaggaagTGCTCGGTTCTCCGGTTCCCGACTCGAGGCAGCGATCCAGACTTTTCCGCTCCCACTCGGAAAGCTCAGACGAAGTGTCAGAGTTGGACCTCTCGCACGGCAAGAAGGACGCCTTCGTCCTCGAG ATTGATGACACTGATGCTGTGGAGGACATCCACTCCCTCCTCACTGATGCCCCTACGCCCACAG GTTTCTACAGCTGCAACACCGAGATCATGCCTGGGATTTACAACTGGACTTCAGGAGTTCAG ATGTTTACATCTGTGAGGGTCTTTAGGTTGAGTAACGCCAATCTTACTAACCAAGGCTTGAACAAGATCTTCACTGACCTATGTGAGAATCTGCTGAAG AGTTTTTACTTCAAGTTACGCTCTATGATCCCCTGCTGTCTGTGTCAGCTCAACTTCACCGTAGCCGTGCCAGAGGAGGAACTCATACAG GTCACGGTGACAGCCGTTGCCATGACGTTTGACAAAGACCAGAATCAGGAGAAGACTGCAGACAAGCCACCCGCCAAAG GAGGCAACGAGACTGAAGAGCAACTGCAGTTTCCCTTGGAGTTATGTGCAGACCCATCGTCCGCCAACTGTCAGCCAGCATCCAAAGTCTCAG TCTCTTTAGTCACCCCAGCTGCAAAACTCTGCCAAAATCAGCTGGTGATGGTTCGTTCACCAG gtgtCCCAGAGTGTTCCAACTTCTCATCCAGAG CTGCCTCCGTTGATTACGGTTCCTTTGCAGACAGATGCAGCACCTGGCTAGAGCTGCTTAGGCTGAAAGCTCACACCATAAGACGTGGATCAGTTAAGACAAGTAGGAGGACACGGTCTCTAGCACACTCTG tctcctctttgGAGCGCTCCAGTCCGCTGCCAGAGGGCCGCTCGCGCTCGCTGCGGTCCAACCGCTTGTTTGGGGGGATTTCCGTCACCGTGGTGAAGATGACGCCGCTCTCGTTCCTACCCGGGACACGCATCATTAAATACCTCGGGATCATCAACATGTTTTTCATCAGAGAGACGACATCTTTACGAGAG gaagGGGGTGTCAGTGGCTTCCTCCATACGTTCATAGCAGAGGTGTTTTCGATGGTTCGAGCCCATGTAGCTGCCTTGGGGGGCAATGCAGTGGTGTCTTATAGTATGAAAGAGTGTATGTTAATGGAAAATCCAAACAAGAACCAG GCTCAGTGTCTCATTAATGTGAGCGGTGATGCCGTCATCTGTGTCAGGGAAACGGACCAGGAGCCCACTCCCTCAACAGCAAGTATCGGACAGACCTGCACTAGTGCCACAGACGAGGCTACATGA
- the LOC120809784 gene encoding C2 domain-containing protein 5 isoform X21, with protein sequence MPGKLKAKIVAGRHLPVMDRASDLTDAFVEVKFGNTTFKTDVCHKSLNPQWNSEWFKFEVDDEDLQDEPLQVTVLDHDTYSANDAIGKVYIDIDPLLCSEAASVISGWFPIYDTIHGIRGEINVLVKVELFNDLNRFRQSSCGVKFFCTASIPRCYRAVLVHGFVEELVVNEDPEYQWIDRIRTPRASNEARQRLISLMSGELQRKIGLKVLEMGGNAVVGYLQCFDLEGESGLVVRAIGTACTLDKLSSGSAPNTNTHMHPSTAPASNACNSPSKDGKEPVFGEDMTSTSGPPTPFRALPTTSSSLPPFSPSKPCSRQSSSSDTDLSLTPKTVEPVRRRLGIFLCPSSPTLSTDTLSLLGSGLVGCGNTSDPRATTLPPPSTVHSDSVLLRKSVSFTEDLLLAASGMGSGGSVGKEAGPLKTLLRQQTQTALEQREFPFFTLTSFPLGFLVHVGGVVSARSVKLLDRIHNPDEPETRDAWWEEIRQEIKSHAKALGCHAVVGYSESTSICEEVCILSASGTAAILNPRYMREGCLDIGITDHRFEEPSPPSCGFCHIPYDELNMPFPAQLTYCYLCRRQKVPDVLFTTINLPAEAAVTGKGCLIQARLCRLKKKAQGEVNATAISNLLPFMEYELHTQLMNKLKLRSMNALFGLHIQISVGENMLLGLASATGVYLTALPPPGGIQIAGKTPGDLSAEHHILTIQKRINDTIAKNKELYEINPPELTEEVLGSPVPDSRQRSRLFRSHSESSDEVSELDLSHGKKDAFVLEIDDTDAVEDIHSLLTDAPTPTGFYSCNTEIMPGIYNWTSGVQMFTSVRVFRLSNANLTNQGLNKIFTDLCENLLKSFYFKLRSMIPCCLCQLNFTVAVPEEELIQVTVTAVAMTFDKDQNQEKTADKPPAKGGNETEEQLQFPLELCADPSSANCQPASKVSGVPECSNFSSRDRCSTWLELLRLKAHTIRRGSVKTISSLERSSPLPEGRSRSLRSNRLFGGISVTVVKMTPLSFLPGTRIIKYLGIINMFFIRETTSLREEGGVSGFLHTFIAEVFSMVRAHVAALGGNAVVSYSMKECMLMENPNKNQAQCLINVSGDAVICVRETDQEPTPSTASIGQTCTSATDEAT encoded by the exons ATGCCTGGGAAACTGAAGGCCAAAATAGTGGCTGGTCGCCACTTGCCGGTGATGGACCGAGCCAGTGACCTCACGGATGCATTTGTGGAG GTCAAGTTTGGAAACACGACTTTCAAAACAGACGTGTGTCACAAGTCCCTCAACCCACAATGGAATTCAGAATGGTTCAAATTTGAG GTGGATGATGAGGACTTGCAGGACGAGCCATTGCAGGTCACAGTTTTGGACCATGACACGTACAGCGCTAACGACGCCATAGGGAAGGTTTATATTGACATTGACCCGCTGCTGTGCAGTGAGGCGGCCTCTGTCATCTCCGGCTGGTTTCCCATCTATGACACGATCCATG GGATCCGAGGGGAGATCAATGTCCTTGTCAAAGTGGAGCTTTTCAACGATTTGAACCGCTTCAGACAGTCGTCGTGCGGGGTCAAGTTCTTCTGCA CCGCATCCATTCCACGGTGCTACAGAGCAGTATTGGTGCACGGGTTTGTGGAGGAACTTGTTGTGAATGAAGATCCAGAGTACCAGTGGATCGACCGCATAAGAACTCCTCGGGCCTCCAATGAGGCCCGGCAGAGGCTCATCTCTCTTATGTCAG gggagctgcagagaaaaatCGGGCTAAAGGTACTGGAGATGGGCGGGAACGCAGTGGTGGGCTACTTGCAGTGTTTCGACCTGGAGGGAGAATCGGGTCTGGTGGTCAGGGCCATAGGCACGGCCTGCACGCTGGACAAACTCAGCTCTGGGAGTGCCcccaacaccaacacacacatgcacccgaGCACAGCCCCTGCTTCCAATGCCTGCAATTCCCCTTCCAAGGATGGAAAGGA GCCGGTTTTTGGTGAGGACATGACCTCGACCTCCGGCCCGCCAACCCCTTTCAGAGCCCttcccaccacctcctcctctcttccccccttctctccctccaagCCTTGCAGCCGCCAGTCCTCATCATCAGACACAGACCTCAGTTTGACGCCCAAGACGG TGGAGCCAGTGAGACGCAGGCTGGGGATCTTCCTCTGCCCCAGTTCCCCCACCCTctccacagacacactgtcCCTTCTTGGTTCTGGCTTAGTGGGCTGTGGTAACACCTCTGATCCCAGAGCCACCaccctgccccctccctccaccgtCCACTCAGACAGTGTCTTGCTGAGAAAGAGCGTGTCCTTCACGGAGGACCTGCTGCTGGCAGCCTCCG GAATGGGGAGTGGGGGCAGCGTCGGGAAGGAGGCGGGGCCTCTGAAGACCCTGCTCAGGCAGCAGACGCAGACGGCTCTCGAGCAGAGG GAGTTTCCCTTCTTCACCTTGACGTCTTTCCCACTTGGTTTTCTGGTTCATGTCGGCGGGGTGGTCAGTGCTCGCTCGGTCAAACTATTGGACCGTATACACAACCCCG ATGAGCCAGAGACTCGCGATGCCTGGTGGGAGGAGATCCGCCAGGAGATCAAATCTCACGCCAAAGCTCTTGGTTGCCATGCTGTTGTTGGGTACAGCGAGAGCACTAGCATCTG TGAGGAGGTGTGTATCCTGTCAGCATCTGGCACAGCAGCCATCCTCAACCCTCGGTACATGCGTGAAGGCTGCCTAGACATCGGAATTACCGACCACAG GTTTGAGGAGCCGTCTCCCCCGAGCTGTGGCTTCTGCCACATTCCGTATGATGAGCTCAACATGCCCTTTCCTGCCCAGCTCACCTACTGTTACCTCTGCAGGCGACAAAAG GTTCCCGATGTGCTCTTCACAACCATCAACCTACCAGCAGAAGCGGCTGTTACGGGGAAGGGCTGCCTCATCCAGGCCAG ACTGTGCCGTCTAAAGAAGAAGGCTCAGGGAGAAGTGAACGCGACAGCCATCTCCAACCTGCTGCCATTCATGGAGTACGAGCTGCACACTCAGCTGATGAACAAGCTGAAGCTGCGGAGCATGAACGCTTTGTTCGGGTTGCACATACAGATCAGCGTCGGAGAGAACATGCTTCTGGGTCTGGCT tctgcTACAGGCGTGTACCTGACAGCCCTGCCGCCACCGGGGGGCATCCAGATTGCAGGGAAGACTCCTGGTGACCTGAGCGCTGAGCACCACATCCTCACCATCCAGAAAAGGATCAATGACACCATAGCCAAGAACAAAGAGCTGTATGAAATAAACCCACCG gagctgacggaggaagTGCTCGGTTCTCCGGTTCCCGACTCGAGGCAGCGATCCAGACTTTTCCGCTCCCACTCGGAAAGCTCAGACGAAGTGTCAGAGTTGGACCTCTCGCACGGCAAGAAGGACGCCTTCGTCCTCGAG ATTGATGACACTGATGCTGTGGAGGACATCCACTCCCTCCTCACTGATGCCCCTACGCCCACAG GTTTCTACAGCTGCAACACCGAGATCATGCCTGGGATTTACAACTGGACTTCAGGAGTTCAG ATGTTTACATCTGTGAGGGTCTTTAGGTTGAGTAACGCCAATCTTACTAACCAAGGCTTGAACAAGATCTTCACTGACCTATGTGAGAATCTGCTGAAG AGTTTTTACTTCAAGTTACGCTCTATGATCCCCTGCTGTCTGTGTCAGCTCAACTTCACCGTAGCCGTGCCAGAGGAGGAACTCATACAG GTCACGGTGACAGCCGTTGCCATGACGTTTGACAAAGACCAGAATCAGGAGAAGACTGCAGACAAGCCACCCGCCAAAG GAGGCAACGAGACTGAAGAGCAACTGCAGTTTCCCTTGGAGTTATGTGCAGACCCATCGTCCGCCAACTGTCAGCCAGCATCCAAAGTCTCAG gtgtCCCAGAGTGTTCCAACTTCTCATCCAGAG ACAGATGCAGCACCTGGCTAGAGCTGCTTAGGCTGAAAGCTCACACCATAAGACGTGGATCAGTTAAGACAA tctcctctttgGAGCGCTCCAGTCCGCTGCCAGAGGGCCGCTCGCGCTCGCTGCGGTCCAACCGCTTGTTTGGGGGGATTTCCGTCACCGTGGTGAAGATGACGCCGCTCTCGTTCCTACCCGGGACACGCATCATTAAATACCTCGGGATCATCAACATGTTTTTCATCAGAGAGACGACATCTTTACGAGAG gaagGGGGTGTCAGTGGCTTCCTCCATACGTTCATAGCAGAGGTGTTTTCGATGGTTCGAGCCCATGTAGCTGCCTTGGGGGGCAATGCAGTGGTGTCTTATAGTATGAAAGAGTGTATGTTAATGGAAAATCCAAACAAGAACCAG GCTCAGTGTCTCATTAATGTGAGCGGTGATGCCGTCATCTGTGTCAGGGAAACGGACCAGGAGCCCACTCCCTCAACAGCAAGTATCGGACAGACCTGCACTAGTGCCACAGACGAGGCTACATGA